DNA from Solanum stenotomum isolate F172 chromosome 3, ASM1918654v1, whole genome shotgun sequence:
CTATAGGAAAAAATTAATGTAGAGTCTGCACAGATCAATATATGtggttaaataaataaaactagcTGCTAATAACATTCTCATCGGGAAACTAGAGCTAAATAATCTATTGAAGTTTGATCAGGAATGAGACAGAACACAGTTTTCTGAATCCTTACTTAAGAAAAGGAATCCATGATGACTAGTCAGCAGTTTCTCAACCAGCAAATGGGTCAGAAATTGCTTTGCCATCCAAGTTGGTAAACTATTTGCTAGCAAAAGTTGGTGATCCTAAGACTGCATTTCATTTATAAATATAAGCTTCTACAAAAAATCAGGTAGATaactaatactccctccgtctcaatttatgcagcatactttcctttttaatttgttccAAATAGAATGTCATACTTCCTTatttagaaacaatttaacttttaacttcTCATTTGTTCTTAAGATGATTCATAACAACACAAATCTCTATGGCTTGTGTTAGACCGCAAGTTTCTAAGGTCTTTCATTGTTAACCTCCATGCCCAGGCCCCAGTCAAACCccgccacataaattgggatagagggagtattcAGTTAGAACTTTGTACAAAACTGAGTATCTTGCTACATGACAATTTTAACCAATTATTCCTTTTACTGAGCAGAATATCCACTAGGACATAAGTTTCGTATCTTGTGCATTTTCCTTGTAGcctttttctgaaaactattCTCATGCACTTTCTTTCTCTTAAATGATTGTCATGCTGGCCCTGGGCTcagacaaaaaagaaagaattatatatattctgaagaaacacataaaaaatatgaaGCAGATGACACCAATTATCGACAGCCCACACAAACTTTTGGCCTACTTtgtagccaaaaaaaaaaaacaaaagaaggatgGAAGAGAAAAGATGTGTAGGTACCGAAGTCAAGGAACCCAATACGCCCATCACGTAGTTGCCACAAATTGCCAGCATGTACATCGGCATGGAAAGATTCACAGGCAAGCAGGCTTCCAAACCTGCATATGGGCCAAAGATAACAAACTCTACTGGTCAGAGTAAACTGAACATAAAAGCCAAACAGACTAAAACAAGATCAGAAATGTTACCAAACATTTAGGGCAGTAATAAGACTGGTCTCAGGACTGGAAACCAGTGACTTAATAGAGTCTAAGTCTGTCAAAGGTACTCCATATAGCCTCTCCATAGTCAGAACACGCTTAGTACTGTATTGACGGTAGACTTTTGGAGCAGTGGCCTGCCTAGTTAGTCCCATGGCTGCTAAATAACTCCTAAATGACTCAACATTTGTAGCCTCCTTGTTGAAGTCAACTTCTTCTAGCATTGATTCTCGTATGTCTTTGACAATAGCAACCTGTATAAAAATTGCAAATAAGGAAACAAATTTGGGACAGGGTGGTGAGGAAGTTTGAGACATAGACAAAAGCAAAACTATTGTTTATATGGAAACATGCTCCAGTCCCAACAAGTTCACAAGAACTAGTCACCAAAATTGAAATAGAGcagcaataaataaaaataaaaaatacaaaaaaagtataatttggACAATAGTATGAATAAAAGAGATGCAACAGGGCCACACCTTCTACATATAGGCAAAATCTATATAACATTACAATCTGGCAACGTATAATCCAACCAATGAGCAAGAAAGGATTTACATTAGACAGGTTAAGGTTTAAATTGCAGTTATGGTGTTAGAGATGCCCATTACTTTAGTTTAAGAAGCTGTTTCAGAAAGTAGTATGTGTTCCAAGAACCACTCCTCTTTCCTTTTGTTGATGAAGAGGCAGGGGATGCTTTTTCTTAAGAGTTTGaggataaattttaataattcatcGAAAGATAACAAGAGTAGAAATTCTAGAGGAAAATAACAATCATATCAGCAGTCACAGTAAAATGTTTAAAACTATATGCATTATACCAGAGATGCACGGCTTAGATCGGGACTCAAAAACTCCAGGATACGTGCTGCAATGTAAATAAAGTTCAAATCTGCAACCAAAATATCTTCTATTCCAGGTTTCAAAACCTTTATCACTACATCCTCTCCTGTGCCTCTTATTCTTGCACCATGCACCTGAAAATTTAACATAGTTGAGCCATTTAAGAGAGCAGATGATAAAACATTTTGAAGAATGGAATCATCAATTGTCATGAAACACAAGACAACGGAAAAAAATCATGAACCTGAGCAATCGATGCAGAGGCAACTGGTGTGGGATCAATATATTCAAACACGGTATCAATTGGTCTGCCTAGTTCCTCACGCAAGATTGTTTGGATCTGTTCATAAGGAACTGCAGGAGCCCTGTCAAAACAGTACTGGAATTCTTGAACATACTCCGGTGGAAACAACGTGGGTGCGGATGCAATAAACTGCAAATGGTATGGCAATAAAGTCATGTGTCATTGGCATGTAAATGAAAGATCATGACAGCCAGTAAGATGATCTTGATTCATCCTTACCTGACCTAATTTGATATAAGTTGCACCCATGCGTTCAAACAATTTCCTCAAATATAGGGGAGATAATAGCCCAAGCTGCAGCTGAGTCGGTAGTCCAGTGGACGAGTTTGCCGTCTAAAAAgtacattaaataaaattaaagaaaattacaCCTGTTAAGAGTCTAAATCTATGAAAGAACTTGGTGAAGAAGATTATTCGAAAAGATAAGTCAAGAGAACAAGCAAAACAgattctttccctttttgttgTGGAGTAGGGTGCTTTAGTCATAATATTGCTCAAGTACAAGTTGAATTGTGGATTCTAAATTTGCATGGTTTTGAAAGCTCAAGGAGTTCAACTAAAGAAGCTGTGCTATAGTAATGATTACCACCCAAGCTGGTATATGGTTTTACCACACTTACAAAAAgttcattttatacatttaagtAATTTAGTTCAGAACAACATGAACCTTAATGGGACTTGGGAAACAATATACATTCAACTGTGAATTACCCCTTTAAATATGTTGATAAAACAGAACCACACCATGAAATTTTCTTAGTAGTTacttataaaatttgttttttattgagAATAAGTTGATAGTTAGCAGTTAGAAGTTGTTACCTTAGATACATCTTGCAGCCACTCACTGCCTACTCCAACTACAGCTTGGACACCCTGAGCTAACCTTAAGGCTCCACGAGGACCTGTGCTTAGAGATGTTTGGACAATATCCTCCACAAGTTTGGGCAAGTTCTCTAGACGATCTACCAGATAGAAAAAAATAGCTCGAGTTAAACTCAACAATGACAAACTACGAAGTATTTCAGAATACTTAAAATGCAAAGCATTTTCCAAAAGCTTCCTATCATCATAACCTATATGTCAAATTGATTCTGTGCCCCTAATGAGGTGGATTAAAATATCTGTGCCAAATCAAAACTCAGAACAATCCAAACCATAAGGCATCCGGACTGTCAAATGCAAATTAATAGAATAAAGTTGCCAAGTTCAATATATTGTACTTCCTTTCAGGGAAATTCTTCctatgataattgacaacataatcCCACTGAAGAAACTCAAGAACCCATAATTTCTCCCCATAAtctcttttataaaagaatttgCCCCTTAATTATAAAGATTTCCATTGCCCGGTGCACTAAGCTCTGGTTATGTGTGAGGTCGAAAGGGTGTATCCTACACAGCAAGAGGCTATTTCCACAGCTGAAGTCACATGCCCATAACATAAAGAGGGATTTTTTGCCAGACGTTGTAATTCTGGTAATGCTTGACTAATGAGTGATTATAATTACTACTGTTTTCTTCTTCCTAGTTCCTAATAGGGGAAAAGGGAATTAACAGCTTATGAATGAAATAAAGAGGGCAGAAAATGAAGCACCTTGAAGACGAGAAGTAAATAGATCCTGTGCCTGAGAATAACGAGCAAAAACTTGCAAAACATTGGGACGATTGCGATAAGCAATGTTTCTTGGTCTAACAATCGGCAACtgcaaaataaatgaaattaaattcaaaGATTCAAAATACCCAGATGGTAAAAAAGGTAGTAGAAGGAGACCTGAGAGTGAGGGAGTAGTGGTAAGCGGCCATGAGAGACGCCCCTCAACACTGTAACAACTgccatttttctcaaatgaagaaaagaagaaaaatactgTATTTTCTTTAGTTTTGGTCGATCATGTAAAATTCTCGGACGGAAACAGTGAAAGATAGGAGGCCACGTAGCATATGCTCATTACTCATTAGCATGATTATCAAAATACACTAAAACctctctaaattaatataggtgagatcatgaaattttatagatatattaaaatattaatttaaagacCATTTCGACACCAAAAAGATTGTTCAAGGATGAATTatcaaagaatttgaaagaaccACATATGAAAAtgtcattcatgaacttgaaatcatgattaatgatcttGGTTACCGCAATAAAATGGACGTTAATAA
Protein-coding regions in this window:
- the LOC125860738 gene encoding uncharacterized aarF domain-containing protein kinase At5g05200, chloroplastic isoform X1 codes for the protein MAVVTVLRGVSHGRLPLLPHSQLPIVRPRNIAYRNRPNVLQVFARYSQAQDLFTSRLQDRLENLPKLVEDIVQTSLSTGPRGALRLAQGVQAVVGVGSEWLQDVSKTANSSTGLPTQLQLGLLSPLYLRKLFERMGATYIKLGQFIASAPTLFPPEYVQEFQYCFDRAPAVPYEQIQTILREELGRPIDTVFEYIDPTPVASASIAQVHGARIRGTGEDVVIKVLKPGIEDILVADLNFIYIAARILEFLSPDLSRASLVAIVKDIRESMLEEVDFNKEATNVESFRSYLAAMGLTRQATAPKVYRQYSTKRVLTMERLYGVPLTDLDSIKSLVSSPETSLITALNVWFGSLLACESFHADVHAGNLWQLRDGRIGFLDFGIVGRISPKTWAAMEVFLQSIAIEDYESMASALIDMGATGKDVDSKAFARDLEKIFLSIQDLDTEIIVAAARDTSTNATTVAANVAFDERQMNALFLDVVRVSESYGLKFPREFALLMKQLLYFDRYTRLLAPNMNMYRDQRINVVSNQRQRNIYQ
- the LOC125860738 gene encoding uncharacterized aarF domain-containing protein kinase At5g05200, chloroplastic isoform X2; this encodes MAAYHYSLTLSCRLLDQETLLIAIVPMFCKFLLVILRHRIYLLLVFKTANSSTGLPTQLQLGLLSPLYLRKLFERMGATYIKLGQFIASAPTLFPPEYVQEFQYCFDRAPAVPYEQIQTILREELGRPIDTVFEYIDPTPVASASIAQVHGARIRGTGEDVVIKVLKPGIEDILVADLNFIYIAARILEFLSPDLSRASLVAIVKDIRESMLEEVDFNKEATNVESFRSYLAAMGLTRQATAPKVYRQYSTKRVLTMERLYGVPLTDLDSIKSLVSSPETSLITALNVWFGSLLACESFHADVHAGNLWQLRDGRIGFLDFGIVGRISPKTWAAMEVFLQSIAIEDYESMASALIDMGATGKDVDSKAFARDLEKIFLSIQDLDTEIIVAAARDTSTNATTVAANVAFDERQMNALFLDVVRVSESYGLKFPREFALLMKQLLYFDRYTRLLAPNMNMYRDQRINVVSNQRQRNIYQ